From the genome of Winogradskyella forsetii, one region includes:
- a CDS encoding CPXCG motif-containing cysteine-rich protein, which yields MEEYFFQCPHCWEQISMLVDVSQNHQKYIEDCEICCNPIQITTTIEHQEIVNFQAESIEQ from the coding sequence ATGGAAGAATACTTCTTTCAATGTCCACATTGCTGGGAACAGATTTCGATGCTCGTAGATGTCTCCCAAAATCATCAAAAGTATATTGAAGATTGTGAAATTTGTTGCAATCCGATTCAAATAACAACAACCATTGAACATCAGGAAATTGTCAATTTTCAAGCTGAAAGTATAGAGCAGTGA
- a CDS encoding TolC family protein gives MKNIKIYISYSLFFFGILATAQEVLSTEEAVKLALEHNYGIKIATNTVEVADNNKDVLNSGYLPTLTGNAGASLDVQNSEGQLANGETRVAEGAETRRYNASINLNYTLFDGLGRLYNYRRLKEQYQLSELEARETIETTMLQLFSVYYTVAQLTENEDVLEETLIISKNRLTRAGYQFDYGQSTKLDVLNAEVDINNDSISVINIKQELKNTKRDLSVILGSKYAEDFIVETDLNFLIQLNKEELLEKTKANNVSLLQAERNINISQYDIRTNKAQFLPTLGLIGSYGWNESSNNSPLAFTLQNTSSGVSAGLNLTWNLFDGGSTITQVKNSKIFLENQQLQQEQLILDIERNFNNSWDDYQNKLLIFQVQEDNIKTAQNNFDRTQEKFKLGQVTSIEFRQAQLNLLNAELSRNQAKYDAKLAELTLLQISGELLNVEL, from the coding sequence ATGAAGAACATTAAAATCTATATATCATACAGTTTATTTTTCTTCGGAATTTTAGCTACTGCACAAGAAGTACTGTCCACGGAAGAAGCGGTTAAGCTGGCTTTGGAACATAATTACGGTATTAAAATAGCGACTAATACGGTTGAAGTTGCAGACAACAATAAAGATGTTTTAAATTCAGGTTACTTACCAACACTTACAGGAAATGCAGGAGCGAGTTTAGATGTTCAAAATTCAGAAGGTCAGTTGGCAAATGGGGAAACTCGAGTTGCGGAAGGTGCGGAAACACGCAGATACAATGCTTCAATCAATTTGAACTATACATTATTTGATGGTTTGGGGCGCCTATACAACTATAGACGATTAAAAGAGCAATATCAATTATCAGAATTAGAGGCTCGTGAGACTATTGAAACAACCATGTTACAGCTTTTTTCGGTCTATTACACGGTAGCACAGTTAACTGAAAATGAAGATGTTCTCGAAGAAACCTTAATTATATCAAAAAATAGATTAACCAGAGCTGGTTATCAATTTGATTATGGTCAAAGTACAAAGTTAGATGTTTTAAATGCTGAAGTGGATATTAATAATGACAGTATAAGTGTTATAAATATTAAACAGGAACTGAAAAACACGAAGCGCGATTTAAGCGTTATTTTAGGAAGTAAATATGCAGAAGACTTTATTGTTGAAACGGATTTAAATTTCTTGATACAATTAAATAAAGAAGAACTTCTAGAAAAAACCAAAGCCAATAATGTCTCTTTATTACAGGCAGAACGCAATATCAATATTAGTCAGTATGATATTAGAACCAACAAAGCTCAGTTTTTACCTACATTAGGTTTGATTGGTTCCTATGGTTGGAATGAATCTTCGAATAATAGCCCCTTGGCATTTACGCTTCAAAACACAAGTTCTGGTGTTTCTGCAGGTCTCAATTTAACTTGGAACTTATTTGATGGTGGTAGCACCATAACACAGGTGAAAAATTCTAAAATATTTCTGGAGAATCAACAGTTACAGCAAGAACAATTAATACTTGACATTGAGCGTAACTTTAATAATTCTTGGGATGATTATCAAAATAAATTGTTGATTTTTCAAGTACAGGAAGACAATATAAAAACGGCTCAAAATAATTTTGACCGTACTCAAGAAAAATTCAAACTCGGACAAGTTACTTCCATAGAGTTCAGACAAGCGCAACTCAATCTCTTGAATGCAGAGTTAAGCAGAAATCAGGCAAAATATGATGCAAAATTAGCAGAATTGACGTTGCTTCAGATAAGTGGAGAATTATTAAATGTTGAATTATAA
- a CDS encoding efflux RND transporter permease subunit — MRKVIAYFIKYDVAVNIIIIAFLIFGVLGMLRLQSSFFPLQEAEIISINITYPGAAPEEIEEGVVLKIEDNLKGLIGVERVTSTSRENGGSITVEIESDEDIDDMLAEVKNAVDRVPNFPTGMEPLVVAKQERIRQTIDFSISGENIELVALKQIGRTIENDLRAMEGISQINITGYPEEEIEIAVRENDLLAYNLTFAEVAAAVSQSNILTTGGNIKTDTEDYLIRANNRSYYGDELNNLPVRASDDGTIVRLQDVATVRDRFSETPNATFFNGNVAVNIEITNTNSEDLISTADKVNAYIVEFNQKYSGIKIDVVSDSSIRLNERTQLLLENGAMGIFLVLLFLSVFLNTRLAFWVAFGLPVAFLGMFVFAAQFGVTINVLSLFGMIIVIGILVDDGIVIAENIYQHYEQGKPRIQAAIDGTMEVLPAILSAIITTVLAFSTFLFLEGRIGDFFSEVSVVVILTLVVSLVEALIILPAHIAHSKALVTMSSEEKGEKKGIAKVFLKLRMINEYGDKFMVYCRDNLYSPVLRFALNQRFITFAILLALMILTIGANQGGIIKTAFFPSIASDRVSIDLLMPEGTNPKITDSIITLVEAAAWRVNETFTEKQSGNKAVVENIIKRVGPGNNKASINVNLLPGEERDFGSPEITNAIREEVGNVYGVERLTFGSGGNFGGSPVSISLLGNNTEELKLAKTELREVLEQNSLLADVTDTDPEGIKEINIELNETAYALGLNLREVMSQVRAGFFGLQAQRFQRGQDEIRVWVRYDRSDRASINDLDDMRIVSPLGQRVPFGEIATYTIKRGDESISHLNGQREIQVNADLKDPNGSAAEILLDIQNNVMPEILSKYPTVGVSYEGQNREAGKLSKSAETTVPVVIFLIYVVIAFTFRSYSQPLMLILLIPFSFIAVAWGHWFHDFPINILSMLGIIALIGIMVNDGLVLIGKFNAFLKSGMKFEEALYEAGRTRFRAIFLTSLTTIAGIAPLLLEKSRQAQFLKPMAISIAYGIGIATILTLVILPILLSATNSFKTNKKWLMTGNRIAKEDVERAIKEQKIDEEH; from the coding sequence ATGAGAAAAGTTATTGCGTATTTTATAAAATATGATGTTGCGGTAAATATAATTATTATCGCTTTTCTCATTTTTGGCGTTTTAGGGATGTTGCGTCTTCAGTCGTCGTTTTTTCCCTTACAGGAAGCAGAAATTATCTCAATAAATATCACTTATCCAGGAGCAGCACCAGAAGAGATTGAAGAAGGAGTGGTGCTTAAAATTGAAGATAATTTAAAAGGATTAATTGGTGTAGAGCGTGTGACATCCACTTCCCGTGAAAACGGAGGCAGCATAACGGTAGAGATTGAGAGTGATGAGGATATAGATGATATGCTGGCAGAGGTAAAAAACGCTGTAGATCGTGTGCCAAATTTCCCAACAGGAATGGAGCCATTGGTCGTTGCCAAACAAGAACGGATTAGACAAACCATTGATTTTTCAATTAGTGGCGAAAATATTGAACTCGTCGCTTTAAAACAAATAGGAAGAACTATTGAAAATGACCTTCGTGCTATGGAAGGGATTTCTCAAATCAATATAACTGGTTATCCCGAAGAGGAAATAGAAATTGCCGTTCGGGAAAATGATTTGTTAGCCTACAACCTTACTTTTGCTGAAGTTGCTGCTGCAGTATCCCAATCCAATATTTTAACCACTGGTGGAAATATTAAAACCGACACTGAAGATTATTTAATTAGAGCCAACAATAGGTCGTATTACGGTGACGAGCTAAACAATCTACCTGTTAGGGCAAGTGATGACGGAACTATCGTAAGGTTACAGGATGTGGCTACTGTTAGGGATCGATTTTCAGAAACACCAAACGCCACCTTTTTTAATGGCAATGTTGCTGTAAATATTGAAATTACAAACACTAATAGTGAAGACCTTATTTCAACTGCAGATAAGGTTAATGCATATATTGTGGAGTTTAACCAAAAATATTCAGGGATTAAAATTGATGTTGTAAGTGATTCTTCCATACGACTCAATGAAAGAACGCAATTACTCTTAGAAAATGGTGCCATGGGAATTTTCTTGGTGCTTTTATTTTTGTCCGTTTTTTTAAATACAAGATTGGCATTTTGGGTAGCATTTGGTTTACCGGTTGCTTTTCTCGGAATGTTTGTATTTGCGGCGCAATTTGGAGTTACCATTAACGTCTTGTCTCTTTTTGGGATGATCATTGTTATTGGTATCTTGGTAGATGATGGTATTGTGATAGCCGAAAACATCTATCAACATTACGAACAAGGTAAGCCAAGAATACAAGCAGCAATTGATGGTACTATGGAGGTGTTGCCGGCAATTCTCTCAGCTATCATTACAACAGTTTTGGCCTTCTCTACGTTTCTATTTTTGGAAGGTAGAATAGGGGACTTTTTTAGTGAAGTTTCTGTCGTAGTTATCTTAACATTGGTGGTTTCCTTAGTAGAAGCATTAATTATTTTACCCGCACATATTGCCCATTCAAAGGCATTGGTAACGATGTCGTCGGAAGAAAAAGGTGAAAAAAAGGGAATAGCAAAGGTGTTTTTGAAACTTCGGATGATTAATGAATATGGGGATAAGTTTATGGTCTATTGTCGGGATAATTTGTACAGTCCTGTTTTAAGATTTGCATTGAACCAACGCTTTATAACGTTCGCCATATTATTAGCACTAATGATTTTAACGATAGGTGCCAACCAAGGCGGAATTATAAAAACGGCATTTTTCCCTAGTATTGCAAGTGATAGAGTTAGTATAGATTTATTAATGCCAGAGGGAACAAATCCAAAGATAACAGATTCAATAATTACTTTGGTAGAAGCTGCGGCATGGCGCGTTAATGAGACCTTTACAGAGAAACAGTCGGGAAACAAAGCCGTAGTAGAAAATATTATTAAACGTGTTGGTCCTGGTAATAATAAAGCAAGTATCAATGTGAACCTCTTACCTGGAGAGGAACGTGATTTTGGATCACCAGAAATAACCAATGCCATAAGGGAAGAAGTGGGTAATGTTTATGGCGTAGAGCGTTTAACTTTTGGGTCTGGTGGTAACTTTGGTGGATCTCCGGTTTCTATTTCATTATTAGGAAATAATACAGAAGAGCTTAAGTTGGCCAAAACAGAATTAAGAGAGGTTTTGGAACAGAATTCATTATTGGCTGATGTCACAGACACAGATCCAGAAGGGATTAAGGAAATCAATATAGAATTAAATGAAACGGCTTATGCACTTGGTTTAAATCTTAGAGAGGTAATGAGTCAGGTTAGGGCAGGTTTCTTTGGTTTGCAGGCCCAACGCTTTCAAAGAGGACAAGACGAAATAAGGGTCTGGGTAAGATACGACAGAAGCGATAGAGCATCTATAAACGATTTAGATGACATGCGAATCGTATCTCCTTTGGGACAGCGTGTGCCATTTGGCGAAATTGCAACCTATACCATCAAAAGAGGCGACGAAAGTATCAGTCATTTAAATGGCCAGCGTGAAATACAAGTCAATGCGGATTTGAAGGATCCTAACGGAAGTGCGGCAGAAATACTGCTGGATATTCAAAATAACGTAATGCCAGAAATTCTTTCAAAATACCCAACTGTAGGTGTGTCTTACGAAGGGCAGAATCGTGAGGCGGGAAAATTGTCAAAATCTGCAGAAACAACCGTGCCTGTGGTAATATTCTTAATTTATGTGGTTATTGCCTTTACATTTAGAAGTTATAGTCAGCCATTAATGTTAATTTTACTGATTCCATTTAGTTTTATTGCTGTGGCTTGGGGACACTGGTTTCACGATTTTCCTATTAATATTTTATCCATGTTAGGTATCATTGCACTTATTGGTATTATGGTAAATGATGGTTTGGTCTTGATTGGTAAATTCAATGCCTTTTTAAAATCGGGAATGAAGTTCGAAGAGGCTCTATATGAAGCTGGCCGGACACGATTTAGAGCAATTTTCTTAACCTCATTGACCACCATAGCTGGTATTGCACCACTATTGTTGGAAAAAAGCAGGCAGGCACAATTTTTGAAACCAATGGCAATTTCTATTGCTTACGGTATAGGTATTGCCACCATTTTGACTTTAGTGATTTTGCCGATTTTATTGTCAGCAACCAATAGTTTTAAGACCAATAAAAAATGGTTGATGACAGGAAATAGAATTGCAAAAGAAGATGTAGAACGCGCTATAAAGGAACAAAAGATAGATGAAGAACATTAA
- a CDS encoding efflux RND transporter periplasmic adaptor subunit, with product MRKLLLFAIGAVIILAAVFGAYLIVKSNKKTKPEVAKVVKTVFVDTVKNSTVPITIPANGNLIAKDRLELYSEVQGVFENSSEDFKAGQPYKKGQLLIRINSSEYYASVQSAKSDLYNLITSLMPDLRLDYPEAFPVWEAYLRNFDMNNSTAELPKSDIEKVNYFITGRGVQSAYYNVKNLEQRLSKYRIYAPYNGILTEALVNKGTLVRPGQKLGEFIDTSIYELELAISRTFSDLLQIGENVTLNTINKQTNYTGTVSRINGRIDQATQTVTVFVEVKGKDLKEGMYLEAQLEAKEIPDAYKISRKLLVDQSEIFIIKDSILDILDVEPVYFSPKEVVVKGIPDNTVILSKSVPGAYAGMLVKVNKESKTTDVSNPTE from the coding sequence ATGAGAAAATTACTTTTATTTGCAATTGGTGCTGTTATTATCTTGGCAGCAGTCTTTGGCGCTTACCTAATCGTCAAAAGTAATAAGAAGACTAAGCCAGAAGTTGCAAAAGTTGTAAAGACTGTTTTTGTAGATACGGTTAAAAATTCAACTGTACCCATTACCATTCCTGCAAATGGTAATCTTATTGCAAAAGACAGGTTAGAGCTTTACTCAGAAGTCCAAGGCGTATTCGAAAATTCTTCAGAAGATTTTAAAGCAGGCCAACCGTATAAAAAAGGTCAGTTACTCATTCGTATAAATTCGAGTGAATATTATGCCTCAGTACAATCAGCAAAGAGCGATTTGTATAATTTGATTACCTCATTAATGCCAGACTTAAGATTAGATTATCCTGAAGCCTTTCCGGTTTGGGAAGCTTACCTAAGGAATTTTGATATGAATAATAGTACTGCGGAATTACCAAAATCCGATATTGAAAAAGTCAATTATTTTATTACTGGTCGAGGCGTACAATCTGCTTATTATAATGTGAAGAATTTAGAGCAGCGTCTTTCAAAATATAGAATCTATGCACCTTATAATGGAATTTTAACAGAGGCTTTAGTAAATAAAGGAACTTTAGTAAGGCCAGGACAGAAGTTAGGCGAATTTATAGATACGTCAATTTATGAATTAGAGTTAGCCATTAGTAGAACGTTTAGCGACCTATTGCAAATAGGCGAGAATGTAACTTTAAATACGATAAACAAACAGACGAATTATACAGGCACGGTTTCTCGAATAAATGGTCGTATTGACCAAGCGACTCAAACGGTAACGGTGTTTGTTGAAGTTAAGGGAAAGGATTTAAAGGAAGGCATGTATTTAGAGGCGCAATTAGAAGCTAAAGAGATTCCTGATGCCTACAAAATATCGCGAAAACTATTGGTTGATCAGTCAGAAATCTTCATTATAAAAGATAGTATATTAGATATTCTTGACGTAGAACCTGTTTATTTCTCACCAAAGGAGGTCGTAGTAAAAGGGATTCCTGATAATACCGTTATTCTTTCAAAATCAGTGCCAGGCGCTTATGCAGGTATGTTGGTGAAAGTCAATAAAGAGTCAAAAACCACCGACGTTTCAAATCCAACAGAATAA
- a CDS encoding ABC-F family ATP-binding cassette domain-containing protein translates to MLNIHNLSISFQGEYLFEEITFKLGLGDRIGLIGKNGAGKSTMLRILSKEQEADTGQIAADKDLKIGFLKQDIDFDFGKTVLEESYEAFKEIKDCEAKLEHINTQLAERTDYESESYNQLMIDLNDVQHQYEILGGYNYQGETEKILQGLGFKREDFDKLTDTFSGGWRMRIELAKLLLQNNDLLLLDEPTNHLDIESIIWLENFLKGYSGAVVIVSHDKMFLDNVTNRTIEISLGRIYDYNKPYTKFLALRKEMKVQQLAAQKNQEKKIEQTEKLIEKFRAKASKATMAQSLIKKLDKIDRIEVDEDDNSVMSLNFPVSVTPGKVVVELENVSKSYGELQVLHNVNLAVPRDIKTAFVGQNGQGKSTLAKIIVGEIKHEGKLNLGHNVQIGYFAQNQAEYLDGSKTVLDTMIDAANETNRSKVRDILGSFLFRGEEAEKYVRVLSGGERNRLALAKLLLQPLNVLIMDEPTNHLDIKSKNVLKEALKKFEGTLILVSHDRDFLQGLTDTVYEFKDQNIKEYLGDIDFYLEQRNLENLREAEKRTVISEKPKESNKQSYEDQKKLKSLNNKISNLESEISQLEKEIKSDDVKLATDYDKTASDPKFFDAYQKKKKSIKKLMEDWESAQFQLEELS, encoded by the coding sequence ATGCTTAATATCCATAATCTTTCCATTTCGTTTCAAGGTGAATATCTGTTTGAGGAAATTACATTTAAGCTAGGTCTTGGGGACAGAATCGGTTTAATCGGTAAGAATGGTGCTGGCAAATCCACCATGCTTCGAATTTTATCTAAAGAACAAGAAGCCGATACAGGACAAATTGCAGCAGACAAAGATTTAAAAATAGGGTTTCTAAAACAGGATATCGACTTCGATTTTGGCAAAACCGTTTTAGAGGAATCCTATGAAGCTTTTAAGGAAATTAAAGATTGTGAAGCCAAACTAGAACATATAAACACACAATTAGCAGAACGGACGGATTACGAAAGTGAATCCTATAATCAATTAATGATAGATCTGAATGATGTGCAGCATCAATACGAAATCTTAGGCGGTTATAATTATCAAGGTGAAACTGAGAAAATCCTTCAAGGTTTAGGATTTAAACGTGAAGATTTTGATAAATTGACCGATACGTTTTCTGGAGGTTGGAGAATGCGTATAGAATTAGCAAAACTTTTACTTCAAAATAACGATTTATTGCTCTTGGATGAGCCAACCAACCACTTGGATATTGAATCTATAATTTGGTTGGAAAACTTTTTGAAAGGCTATAGTGGAGCGGTAGTCATTGTCTCTCACGATAAGATGTTTTTAGATAACGTCACCAATCGAACTATCGAAATCTCATTAGGGAGAATTTATGATTACAACAAGCCTTACACAAAGTTTTTAGCTTTGCGAAAGGAAATGAAAGTGCAGCAACTTGCCGCTCAAAAAAATCAAGAGAAGAAGATTGAGCAAACTGAAAAACTCATCGAAAAGTTCAGGGCTAAAGCTTCTAAGGCAACCATGGCACAATCGTTAATTAAAAAGTTAGATAAAATTGATAGAATTGAAGTTGATGAAGATGACAACAGCGTAATGAGCCTAAATTTCCCTGTATCTGTTACACCAGGTAAAGTGGTTGTTGAGCTTGAAAATGTGTCTAAATCTTATGGAGAACTACAGGTATTGCACAACGTTAATTTAGCCGTGCCCAGAGATATTAAGACAGCTTTCGTTGGACAAAATGGACAAGGAAAATCAACTTTGGCAAAAATTATCGTTGGTGAAATTAAACACGAAGGGAAGTTAAATTTAGGACACAACGTTCAAATCGGCTATTTCGCACAAAACCAAGCTGAGTATTTAGACGGAAGTAAAACTGTTTTAGATACGATGATTGATGCGGCTAACGAAACCAATAGAAGTAAAGTCCGTGATATTCTGGGGTCTTTTTTATTTAGAGGAGAAGAAGCAGAAAAGTATGTGAGAGTACTTTCTGGTGGCGAGCGTAATCGTTTGGCTTTGGCGAAGTTATTGTTGCAACCCTTGAATGTTCTCATAATGGATGAGCCAACAAATCACTTGGATATTAAATCGAAAAATGTACTTAAGGAAGCTTTAAAGAAATTTGAAGGGACTTTAATATTGGTTTCTCACGATAGGGATTTCCTTCAAGGTTTAACAGATACGGTTTATGAATTTAAAGATCAGAATATCAAAGAATATTTAGGTGATATTGATTTTTATCTAGAACAGCGCAATCTTGAAAATTTACGAGAAGCCGAAAAGCGAACCGTTATTTCAGAAAAACCGAAAGAAAGCAATAAACAAAGCTATGAGGATCAAAAAAAGTTAAAGTCTTTAAATAACAAGATTAGTAATTTAGAGTCTGAAATCAGTCAACTGGAAAAAGAGATTAAATCCGATGATGTTAAGTTGGCTACGGATTATGATAAAACAGCTTCAGACCCAAAGTTTTTTGATGCCTATCAGAAAAAGAAAAAATCCATAAAAAAACTAATGGAAGATTGGGAAAGTGCTCAATTTCAATTAGAAGAATTATCTTAA
- a CDS encoding DUF983 domain-containing protein, protein MIRKGMKLYSILFGVCPKCHQESMYVNKNPYVLSEVIKMQEKCSHCHTKYQIEPSFFYGSMYVSYGVGIAFAVAAFIISYNMLESSLTIAFVAIVATLIGFMPVIMRLSRNIWINLFLSYDKSKAKSPS, encoded by the coding sequence ATGATTAGAAAAGGAATGAAATTGTACAGCATTCTGTTTGGTGTTTGTCCAAAATGCCATCAGGAATCGATGTATGTAAATAAAAACCCTTACGTGCTTTCAGAAGTTATCAAAATGCAAGAGAAATGCTCGCATTGCCATACTAAATATCAAATAGAACCTTCTTTTTTTTACGGTTCAATGTATGTGAGTTATGGTGTTGGTATTGCTTTTGCTGTAGCTGCTTTTATCATCAGCTATAATATGTTGGAATCTTCATTGACCATCGCTTTTGTTGCAATTGTAGCTACTTTAATAGGTTTTATGCCGGTAATAATGAGATTATCCCGTAATATTTGGATTAATCTCTTTTTGAGTTATGATAAAAGCAAAGCTAAAAGCCCATCCTAG
- a CDS encoding NAD(P)/FAD-dependent oxidoreductase, producing MKQVDYIIVGCGLASIAFCEELRANNKTFLVFDNNSQKSSIVAAGLYNPVILKRFSEVWKAKEQLALSIPTYTRVENELNIKIDYKLRILRRFTSIQEQNKWFTASDKPGLEAYLSTELVKNTNSAIDAPFALGEVLHAGRIDTETLILNYKNFLKENDCFEEGTFQHSKIQFESGIIQYNNLQAKQIVFAEGFGVKQNPYFKAIPLTGSKGEIITIKAPDLKIDYAVKSSVFVIPLGNDLYNVGATYDNDDKTNQPTEKAKEELLSKLKTFINCEFQVVNHVAGIRPTVKDRRPLVGRHAEHKDLYVLNGLGTRGVMIAPYVAKKLYNFIENNDVLDSEIDVNRFV from the coding sequence ATGAAACAAGTAGATTACATTATTGTAGGTTGTGGATTGGCAAGTATTGCATTTTGCGAGGAATTGCGTGCGAATAACAAAACATTTTTGGTCTTCGATAACAATTCACAGAAGTCGTCAATAGTTGCTGCAGGACTTTACAATCCTGTGATATTAAAACGTTTTTCGGAAGTATGGAAAGCCAAAGAGCAACTCGCATTGTCAATACCTACATATACCAGAGTTGAGAACGAATTAAACATTAAAATCGACTACAAGCTTCGAATTTTAAGACGTTTTACTTCCATCCAAGAGCAAAACAAATGGTTTACGGCGTCAGATAAACCAGGTCTTGAAGCCTATCTTTCAACAGAACTGGTTAAAAACACGAATTCAGCAATTGATGCACCATTTGCATTGGGAGAAGTTTTGCATGCAGGCCGTATAGATACTGAAACTTTAATTTTAAATTATAAAAATTTTTTAAAGGAGAATGATTGTTTTGAAGAAGGAACTTTTCAGCACAGCAAAATACAATTCGAATCGGGTATAATTCAATATAATAACCTTCAAGCAAAACAGATAGTATTCGCTGAAGGTTTTGGAGTAAAGCAAAACCCCTACTTTAAAGCTATTCCGCTAACGGGCTCTAAAGGAGAGATTATAACCATCAAGGCACCAGATTTAAAAATTGATTACGCCGTAAAATCTTCAGTCTTTGTTATTCCGCTAGGAAATGATTTATATAATGTTGGTGCGACTTACGATAATGACGATAAAACTAATCAGCCTACAGAAAAGGCGAAAGAAGAATTACTTTCAAAACTAAAAACTTTTATCAATTGTGAATTCCAAGTTGTGAATCACGTCGCAGGAATAAGACCTACCGTAAAAGATAGACGACCTTTAGTGGGCAGGCATGCAGAGCATAAAGATCTATATGTTTTAAATGGACTGGGAACAAGAGGTGTGATGATTGCACCTTATGTCGCTAAGAAACTCTATAATTTTATAGAAAATAATGACGTCTTAGATTCTGAAATTGATGTGAATAGGTTTGTTTAG
- the porN gene encoding type IX secretion system ring subunit PorN/GldN — protein MNLKSFLCIGIGVLAANSMFAQANILNAKIPEEIGMKTEAQLLLDNDKPLEYGYVGDRDILFSKMTWEKVVLDERANFPLYFPIEDNLGDDRKSLYMVLMENVNSGIIPKVYADSYFTEERTMEDLAPSLKKEEITDVGIDWMNAEGVSDTSLVPEEYVIRREIGPADINSYLIKGLWYFDKRQGELKYRILGIAPAAPDVNFIDSDDEANKEPIGLFWVFFPEIRDIMHDAKAFNNKNSAVPLSFDHLLNSRRFSGIIYKEENVYGDREVKEYVAENALMQLLESERIKDKIRNFEQDMWSY, from the coding sequence ATGAATTTAAAAAGCTTTTTATGTATAGGAATAGGAGTTTTAGCTGCAAATTCGATGTTTGCTCAAGCTAATATCCTAAATGCAAAAATACCAGAAGAAATTGGTATGAAAACTGAAGCACAGTTACTTCTAGATAACGACAAGCCTTTAGAATATGGATATGTCGGAGATAGAGATATCTTATTTTCTAAAATGACTTGGGAAAAAGTTGTCTTGGATGAGCGTGCCAATTTTCCTTTATATTTTCCGATTGAAGATAATTTAGGAGACGACAGAAAATCATTGTATATGGTTTTAATGGAAAATGTCAATAGTGGTATCATCCCTAAGGTATATGCAGACTCCTATTTTACGGAAGAACGTACCATGGAAGATCTTGCGCCTTCCTTAAAAAAGGAAGAGATTACAGATGTAGGAATTGATTGGATGAATGCAGAAGGTGTTTCTGATACATCATTAGTTCCAGAGGAGTATGTGATCCGTAGAGAGATTGGACCAGCTGATATCAATTCTTATTTAATTAAGGGACTCTGGTATTTTGATAAGCGTCAAGGGGAATTAAAGTATCGTATCTTAGGTATTGCACCGGCAGCACCAGATGTAAACTTTATTGACTCTGATGATGAGGCTAATAAGGAACCAATTGGTTTATTTTGGGTGTTTTTTCCAGAAATAAGAGATATCATGCATGATGCTAAAGCATTTAACAATAAGAATAGTGCTGTGCCGTTGTCTTTCGATCATTTATTAAACAGCAGACGCTTTAGTGGAATTATCTACAAAGAAGAAAATGTTTATGGTGATAGAGAAGTAAAAGAGTATGTCGCTGAAAATGCATTAATGCAGCTTTTAGAATCAGAACGTATCAAAGACAAAATCAGAAACTTTGAACAAGATATGTGGAGTTACTAG